ttatttttatgtcatctATTCAGAAACTTAACAAAATGACTGCTATgcctttataaatattaaaccaGATTTCTATAAAATGAGACAGCATGACAATTCCAGATAACTTTGGAATGAACAGAGTCGAATAAATCACAGTAATTGGACTAAAATATTACACATAATTGTGTAAATTTAGAACTTATTTGCATAGTTAACACTGTATAATACTTTATAAAATGTATGCCTAGAACTAAGTTTCCTGGGAATCATTAAGAAGCAGGCAACTTGAAGTTCTGTAGTAACTCAGATGGAGTACATGGTGCAGTTTATCAGTGATTAAGTTTAAAGTGCTGAGTCTGGTACACCGGCCTTGGGAGGAAGTTTAGACTCGCACTTGCCACTGAGCAGCAGGGAAACGGCTGAAAGTGAGCCAAACTCTGTAACAAGTTTTATATTAGGATTTGTATTATTGAACTCAAAGTGTGGTAGTGTTTGGGTTATAGAAAGGATGGTAGTTTTCAAAGGTCCCCATCATTACACACAATTACCTCCTGCCCCCTCCACTTGCATTGAATTTCACATGGTATTGATTACACTGATTATTTTAAGggagtttatttttctccttaaattagAACTAAGTGCCCTTCACAACACAAATCCACAGAGAAATTACTAGCAATAGCTAAAGGAGAGCCAAATGGGTTTAAAATTCAGTCCTAAAGAATTAAATTTCATAGTATATTAACTAACAATTTTTCTCCTAGGTCGCTGGATTTGTGACTGTTGTCAGCGAGCCCCCCCAACTCCCAGGAAAGTGGGCAGAAGGGGGAAAAACAGCAAAGAGGGATAAGATAAAATAGCTTTCTGACCCCAATATTGTAATatggatataaatgaaatatttggtgCCAATTTATTTACATTCTcaattttatgccaataaaaGATTTCTGAAATTAACTATGTGCTTAAAATCTGctactttatttattataagCTACTTTTACCTTCGAAACCAATTTTAGATAGAGAAATCATAGTTCATTTtcccaaagttttttttaaatctttagtaCTTTGGCTCTATTCAGAAATTCAGTGGAAATATTACGTAATCGAAATACTCAACTATTCCTTCATTGACCAGAAAGTGAATAGTAGTTGCATGAAATTTTCCTAATCTATATGGTCTCTGGCCTACCACTGGCAGCATAACAAAGTTATTTAATGATGGAAGAATTTTAACTAATAGGTAGGCCAGGATGATAAATAACAAACGATCTGATGAGAGTTGGTGCAGCTGGGTTTCCTGTCTGGACAGGGGCGCCCACTCCACCTGGGGGCAGGCCCAGCGCTTTAGCCCCGCAGCCACGCAAAAGCGCAAAAATGTACGTTTCAGGCTTGATTTCAGCAGCAGCTTCAAAGTCCTAAACACATTGTAACTTCATTCAGAAACTCTAGGGAGAACACAGTTCTAGCTACCAGCCCTTTCATCTGATGCTCTGTTTTGATTTATCTTCTATATTCCTAGGCTACTGCCCTGTTTCAGTCACCTGACAAGCTATCAACCGGAGTCTAAACATTTTATTGTGCGCATTCCTTTTACAGGAATTTTGACCTCTGAGAAAATACTAACATCGTTCTTGCTGCTTTCCCTCCTTTTGGGGTGTATGAGGTAACACAAGCGTATGGCTTTATTTTCCATCCCCCGATCAGAAGCCACAATTTCCACCAGAGAACGTAGCTGGGTCGTAGCGGGGCTCGCAGACTCAGGGAGGAGGCTCCAGGGCGCGCCAGGGCGTCAGAACAGAATCTCCAGGACCAGCTTGAGGACGCTAATCACTATGGTCCAGAGCACGGACTCCTCCTCCTGGGACGCGTCCTCCGGGGCCTGCGCCTGCCGGTGAGCCACGTCGCGGGCCTCGGAGGTGGCGGCCTCGGAGAACGGGGACGGCTCGAGCCTCCGGTCGTAGTACACCTTCATCTCGAACTCGCTCTCGTGGTGGGACGGGTGCCCGTAGATGCCGATGCCCACGGGCCGCTGGAAGTGCGCGGGGATGGCCACCACGTCCTGGCCGCACGTGACGGACTGCAGCTCGTAGTCGTCGAAGCTGGGGTGCAGCGTGCTGTCCGACACGTACAGGTCCGCGTCGCCCTTCAGGCTCCGCATCCTCAGGACGATCTTCCCCTCGTGGTTGAGCCGTAAGTAGCTGTAGTTCCCGGCTCCTATCTGGCCCTGCACCACGTGCAGGAGGACCCAGTCTTCGGGGACTTCGTCCTCGTCCCCCGAGCTCAGCGAGGACACCACCTGCGAGGCCAGCAGGACCAGCAGAGCGCGCTTCCAGGCAGCGGCCATGCCCGACGCCGGCCGGTCACCTGCCTCCTTGCGGTCGCGCTGCcggaggaccagaggcaccctcAGCGCGGCGGGCGGGGCTCAGGGGCGGTCCCCTGGGAGGTGCAGGGGGGAGGGCGGAGAGACAGGGAGcgctgcggggggaggggggacggaGCGATGCACGGAGCAGGGGAGAGGCGGAAggtgcagagggaagggaggggaggagggaggggagcgcGCAGCGGTGCGGGGAGgcgaggggggaggaggggccggaGCGCtgcagggggggcggggaggccgcggggaagggtgggggagggggcgggggacggCGGCGGAAGGGGCGCGGAGGGCGGGGCCGAGCGGAGGGGCGGCTGTGCGGCGGAGGAGCCCCGGCCCTACTCACCCCCGCTGCCCGCCCGGCGCCGCGTCTGGGACATCGGTGCCGCTGccgggccgccgccgcgccgcaGCAACCGGAAGTGAGGCGGCGCCCGGAAGTGAGGCGAGACCCGGAAACGGAAGGCGTTGGCCTCTGGCGGCCCTGACGGCGGGCAGTGGGCGCGGAGCCGCGGCGGCTCGTCACCAGGGCGacgggggcggggcgggtgcCGGAGCGGGCAcctggcgggcggggcggcgggcggcccaGGTGGGACTCGGCGGTCCGGCCCGGTGACCCATCTCTGCCCCTGCGAGGACGCGGAGTTCCTGCCCGGCTCCCGGAGGGCTTCGGAATGCAGTCGTGAGTCTCTTCGGGGTGCGGGCTTGTTGGAACCTgcaggggaggggccccgcgggTCGTGGACCCGGTGTCGGGGTGTGGGAACCTCGGTGCCTTGCCCTGCCTGTGGaactggggctggggggggcctgccggggtcctgggggggTGAGGGTCACTCCTGGGGGGTGGTGAGCGGCGGTGAGGGACggtgagggggggtggggggtgaggggcggTGAGGGGGGGTGAGGGACGGTGAGGGGTGATGAgcgggggtgaggggtgaggggcggTGAGGGGGGGTGAGGGacggtgaggggggtggggggtgaggggcggTGAGGGGGGGTGAGGGACGGTGAGGGGTGATGAgcgggggtgaggggtgagggggggTGAGGGacggtgaggggggtggggggtgaggggcggTGAGGGGGGGTGAGGGacggtggggggggtgggggtgagggacgGTGAGGGGCGGTGagcgggggtgaggggggtgagCGGGGGTGAGGGACCCTGAGAGGGGGTGAGGGGCGGTGAGGGGGGGTGAGTGGGGTGAGAGGGTGTGAGGGGCGGTGAGCGGCTGtgatgggggtgaggggatgaGCGGGGTGAGGGGCGGTGAGCAGACACCGGACACCTTATCATGAAGGTGAATTCCACCTTCACCTTGGGAAGATCAGTATTAGTGGCCAAACGATGGATGATGGTCTCTTTCCAAATCaactttgcttattttattttatttattttattatttattttattttatattttatttatttataaacattttatttattcatgacagacacagagagagagagagagagagagagagagaggggcagagacacaggcagagggagaagcaggctccatgcagggagcccgacgtgggattcgatcccaggtctccaggatcaggccctgggccgaaggcggcgctaaaccgctgagccacccgggctgccccaactttgcacattttaaaatcagatgtgTTAGAATGGTTTGCTTACAAACTAAAAGAAGTCGTAATATAGTGTTAGAGCCAAAGAATTGACAAGTCAGAGCTCTCAGCTGACAGATGAAATGTTATAACAACCGAAGTATCAAGTTAGAGACCATACTATGAACTTCTCATATTAATTTTTACATGGAAAGTAGTAAATGACTTAGATGAAACTTGTTTTAAAACAAGAAGacttttttaaatcatcaaagtCTGACTGTTGTGAGAAAGGTTTTTGACCGTGGGACTCTACAACAAAATCACCTTATTTTTGTAAGATTACATCTGAGGCTTTGGAGTTTTAATGAACAGGGCAACACGAATTCATGGCTACAACATTTATGGGATTTAGCTACTTACTTGAACTTCACGGTATCTAGAAAGTGCATGGAAGTATTTTCCCTTGGATGACATTTCTTAACCGTAGGATTTTGAGATGCTTTCAAATAAGAAAGTCATGTTTATTAAATGGCTTGACTGTCCATTTTTGGTATTGTACCAAACAAATCACTATGACTCACATCGATGTAAAATTCCACATAATTATTCTCATTGTTtcacattcattattttcttttacattatttCACTTTACTAAAAGTACAGTTGGGGGCTTGTCCCACTAAGCATACATTTTATTGGTTGCTTAAATGATTAACctaattatataaattttttaactAATGCTTCCTGAATTTGATTTGTTTAGCTTCATTCTTTCCTCTAAAGTAATGGCTCacttttgtaaattattttaaattggtaAGTTTTATAGTGAAGGAGCATAATATTTAGATGTCTTTTTCATATTATGAGAAACATAAATATTTCTAGTGAAAATATTCCCACTACAAATACacaattttgtttcaaaaaatgCTAACTGAAAGCACAAATtttaataagtgattttttttttccttaagacttTATATATCTGTGGAATGGCATTTTAATTCTTGTGGGTGGCCACGGACTAGCTGGAGTAACTAAATCAAACCAGGCCCGGACTTgtgtccctcattcactcaaaaggctcgggagcctaaagggtgaatagttggttgatgcttgagaaagggcttgagcaatggttctcagagCTCCTTGTACGTGAtcgcccacataacacaatagatacaatTTATTCTGGCCTGGTCATAAATTTAAATAAGGGCCTgtgctgtccttgctggtctgttaACCATATCTAATACTCCTTTGAAGTATGtacatctggagcaacaagcttatctattagccaaggtcttctggcacctGTGAGTCTGTCTTACATACTGATAAAGGGGAACCTTGGAGGGTCTCACAAACATGCTAAAAATAGATACCTCCTTAGCTTTGTTTTGCTTAAGCTATATAACGTTGTAGAACCTTAAATAAAGCTgacactgcttggacatcatccactgtgtccctcccgtccccatctctttacttttcttttatttcctcatccCCTTTCCCTCAGGACCCTGATCGTGTTGCCGCAGAGCACACAAGTGGCGCCCGAACAGGGACCTGAGCACATGCAAGAGAAAGTGCACATATAGGTAAGTCGTCGCTGACAAACAGGTAAGGGGACCCCGGCTACTTAGGGCCACAACAGGAGTAAAAAATAATGGGGCGGTCACAGTCTATGGAACAGGTCTTTTTTGTGACCGCCTTACAGGCCCTTATGAAGCGAGAAGGGTCCAAGGTATCTAAAAAGGCCTTGCAGCAATTCTTTTGTACCGTATCAGACTTGTGTCCCTGGTTTCCAAAAGAAGGGACTGTCAGTCTGGACTCTGGCAAAGGGTAGgacaggaaattaaaaatcaacttaaaaaacgTGGTCCTATGGCCTGTCCTCCAGGCACCATACAAATTTGGGAGGAAATAAGAGAGGTTTTAGATCCACAACACACTTTCGAATTAATCTCGGTAGCCTCTCATGAATCCCTCCCTGAAAATGATGTTCAGACTTCTTcagaggaataaaaagagaataacAAATTGATGATTGAGTCACCATCACCACCAGGGCAGATATCGCCCTCTCAATTGCCTCCCCGACAAAAACTGCAAAAGGAAACCATAAATATGCCTCAGACGAGCATCCCTATGGCACCACCTTTACTTGAAACCGGAGAAGATGAAATTGAAGGAGATGAGGTATATTTAGATGAtgataaggaaatatttttttcatcttcggCTCTAGGGCCGTCAGGGCCCCCCTCCAAACAGGAATCTTATGAGCAACTCTGCGCTCCTAATCATGATATTGATCCCTTTCCAGGCATGAGCAAAAAAATACGACCCTCTTCCATAGATCATGCCAAGCCACCGCCGTGCAATTTTGATCCTCCCTCTTACAGGAAAGATCCTCCTTATGGTCATATAATGACACCTTACCCTCAGTTTGGGGTCCCATACAAGGAGGAAGGGCAAACTTCTAAAAACATGTTTCCAATGGCTCGATATCCCCCTGTATTTCCTAAACACCTTCCTAGCAGGTTGTCGCCTTTGAAAATAACTCCTCTTCAACAAACTCTCCATCAAGCACAACAAGCTGGAGAGGACACCTCTGCTTTTTTGGGTTTTCCTGTCATGCCAAATGGTAATGGCCAGAGAGCCTATTCTACTGTcaattttaagatattaaaagaGATCAAGACAGCCACCGCCCAGTACGGGCCCACAGCTCTTTATACCCTGTCCTTATTAGATAGTGTGGGACTGGACGCCCTCTGTCCAGGAGACTGGAAGGTCATAGCTCAGGCCTGCCTATCAGGTGGTAACTATTTACTTTGGAAAACTGAATTTTTTGAAAGAGCTAGTGAAATGGCTACATATAATCGTAGGACAAATATTCTGGTTTCTTATGAAATGCtaattggagggatccctgggtggcgcagcagtttggcgcctgcctttggcccaggacgtgatcctggagacccgagatcgaatcccacatcgggctcccgatgcatggagcctgcttctccctctgcctgtgtctctgcctctctctctctccgtgactatcataaataaataaaaattaaaaaaaaagctaactgGAGAAGAGGCTTATGCTGAGGTAAATATGCAAATTGATTATCCACCAATAGCATACAATCAAATTTCACAGTGTGCCCTTAAGGCCTGGAAAAGACTTCCTTCAACAGGGACCAGGTGGGAAAAGTTATCCAAAATGCAACAAGGACCGGATGAGCCTTATCAAGATTTTTTGGCCTCGCTTGTTAAAAACAGTAGGAGGTATAGTGGTGGATGGGGAAGCAGGCACAATCATTGTAAAACAACTGGCTTTTGAAAATGCTAATTCTGCCTGCCAAGCCGCTATACGACCGTGGAAAAAGACAGGAACCTTGGAAGACTACATTCGTTTATGTGCTGAAATAGGGTCTTCATATGTACAGGGAATTACCCTAGCTGCAGCACTGAGGGGGATTTCCCCTCAGGAAATTCAGAGGCGTATGCAGCAAAGAGGTAACCAAAAAAGACAAACTTGTTTTCAATGTGGACAGGCAGGCCATTTCAAGGCTAAATGCCCTCAGTTAATAGGTGGGCTGAAAAGACctggaaaaatagggaaaaaaccCTCTTCTCTGTGCCCTAGATGTCAGAGAGGCTATCATTGGGCAAATGAGTGCTGTTCCCAAAAGgataaatttggaaatattatTCAGGGAAAGTGGAAGCGGGGCTCACTGCAGCCCTAACAAACAATAGCAGCAATGTTTCCTCAGATGTCTGCCCTGGGGCCAATACCGCCGACCTCCCTGACATCAGCAAATTACACCGCAgtaccccccccccgccagcgCAGGATTAGACTTAGCTTCAGACACCCCCGTATATCTAAAAGCTGGACAAACCCCCCAAAGCCATAACAATGGGAATATGGGGACCCCTTCCCAAGGGAACCTGGGGTTTGCTTTTAGGAGATCTAGTTGGACTATAAAAGGACTAAATGTTCACCTGGGAGTAATAGATAAAGATTatacaggaaaaattaaaattatagtaaCACTGAAGGAGGGCATTCTACATTTGCAACCTAAAATGCCTATCGCCCAATTAATCATTATTCCTAGATATGAAACTTCTAACCCATCTGTAAGAGGAAAGCGGGGAGCAAATGGCTTCGGCTCCACCAATATTTGTTGGATTCAACTTATTTCAATTGACAAGCCATATATAACCTTACAAATACAAggtcgtgggatccctgggtggcgcagcggtttagcgcctgcctttggcccagggcgcgatcctggagacctgggatcgaatcccacgtcgggctcccggtgcatggagcctgcttctccctctgcctgtgtctctgcctctctctctgtgtgtgtgactatcataaataaataaaaaaattaaaaaaaaacaaaaaaacaaatacaaggtCGTCCCTTTGTTGGGTTGATAGATAATGGGGCTGATGTCTCTGTTATTTCCAGGCAACACTGGCCAAAGTGTTGGCCCCTTACAGATTCAGAGGTTTCTATAAGGGGTGTAGGGTACGTGTGCCCCTCAAATAAGTGCTAACTTTCTTAATTGGTCTACATCAGAAGGACATTATGGAACTTTTCAGCCCTTTGttctaaaaatagatataaacttATGGGGCAGAGATATACTAACCGACATGGGAGTTTTCCTCACTACAGCCCCAATATCTATgccaaatcaacaaaaaatagtaaggactttaatgaataaaatgggCTATGATCCAAGCAAAGGTTTAGGAAAAAATTTACAAGGAAACCCAGTCCTCATTTGTCTTAAGGGTCAAACCACCCGAAAAGGACTGGGTTTTCAAGGGGCCACTGAACTCTCCCCATGCACTGCCTATTGAATGAAAAGTAATGACCCTGTATGGGTAGACCAGTGGCCCCtaccaaaagaaaaattagaggcAGCAGCAGCATTAGCAGACGAACAGCTGCTTTTGGGTCATCTTCAGAGCACTCACAGTCCTTGGAACACTCCAATATTTGTAATtaaaaggaaatcaggaaaatgGAGACTATTACAAGACCTCAGGGCAGTTAAGGCTACTATGAAGCCCATGGGGGCTTTACAGCCAGGGCTTCCCACACCCTCCGCTATGCTCTTACAATTCAAGATAATTGTGTTGGATCTAAAAGACTGCTTTTTCACCATTCCTCTGGCTCCCCAGGACTGTGAGAGATTTGCCTTTTCTATTCCTAGCATTAATCATGTGGAACCCGCaaaaagatttcattaaaaagtttTGCCACAAGGAATGGCCAACAGCTCCACCTTGTGTCAAGAATTTGTAGCTAGAGCTCTTTCGCCTTTTTGTAAaaagtttaattccattgtttactgaattcattataTGGATGATATTCTTGCTGCACCTACCGAGGAGGAAATGTTGCAAGAAGCTTTCTCAAATCTGACCAGCAAATTGCAGCAATTTAATCTAGTAATTGCTCCTGAAAAGATACAAAGAATGGAGCCTTTTGAGTATCTCGGcttcattgttaaaaataaaaaaaatcagaactcaGAAATTATCCATTAGAACGCATTTGTTAAGAACATTAAATGACTATCAAAAATTAATGGGGGATATTAATTGGATTAGACCCTTCTTACATATTACAGCTAATGATTTAAAGCCATTATTTGATACTCTTAAGGGAGACAGTGCTCCCTCATCTCCTCGCAAATTATCTGAAGAAGCCCAAAAGGCTTTACAGCTTGTTAATGATAAGTTGTCACAGGCACATGTGACTCAGTATGATCTTACACAACCTTTATATTTAATCTTGTTAATGCCTTCCCAATTACCAGCTGCGGTCATTTGGCAATCTCATGGACCTTTGGAATGGATCCATTTGGCCTTACATCAATTACATGTTATAAATGATTACACTGAAATGTTAGCCCGGTTGATATTAAGAGGTCGTCAACGCATTATTCTCATGATTGGTAAAGAACCTGATTACATCCTGTTGCCGATGTTAACCGCAGATAAGGTACAAGCTTTATTTAGTATGAATTTAAATTGGCAAATAGCCTTGTCCTGTTATCCGGGACAGCTTAAATATCATCTTCCCGCAGACAGACTTTTGCAATTCCTTTCTACCACGTCTGTCTTCAGTTCTGCAATTATAGCAACAGAACCTCTGGCTAACGCCGTCACTATATTTGTTGATGCTGATAAAACAGGGCACATTGGAATCTACAAGGAATCCTCTAAGGCTAAAACAACTTATCAAAGTCATTATCCCACTAAGTCAATACAAAGAACTGAACTAAAGGCTGTCCAACTGGCTTTGCAAATGTTTCCTGAACCCTGCAATCTATTCACTGACAGCCACTACCTGGCTCGAGCTGTTCCAGCCTTGCCACGCGCTTACGTACTCACAAATTGAGGAATTATATCACTTATTCTCTAGTATTCAGCAAATATTACGGACCAGACGAGCTCCTATTTTTATATCCCATATATGGGCTCATACTAATATGCCTGGTCCCCTCTCTGAAGGCAACCACATTGCTGATACCATTACTTACACTTATATAACAAATGTAAACAACAAACAATTGGCCACACAGAGTCATGCTAGTTTTCATCAAAATGCCTCAACTCTTCGTCAACAATTTCGCATCACTAAAGAAGAGGTCCGCCAAATAGTAAAAAACTGTCTGGCTTGTCCAATCCACCATCCTGTTCTTACTTACTCAATTAATCCCAGAGGATTGATGCCTAATCATCTTTGGCAAATGGATATTACCCTCTTTCCTGCTTTCAGCCGCTTAAAATATATACTTGTCTCTATCGATACTTTCTCTGGGTATATCCATGCTACTGCACATTCTGGAGAAGCCTTTACTGATGTTCAAAATCATTTATTCTCAGCCTTCTCCCAAATGGGAACCCCTAAGGCCATAAAAACTGATAATGGCTCAGCTTATAGTTCCAAAGCCTTCCAGAACCTTTGTGCTACCTTTCAAATTAAGCACTCTGTAGGAATTCCCTACAACTCACAAGGTCAAGCCATAGTTGAAAGAGCTAACAGTACTCTCAAAtcttaccttaaaaaattaaaagaggggAAGATACTACAGGGAACAGTGAAATACTCTCCCCATATGCATTTAACTCTAActctatgttttaaattttttgaatgtTGATAATATAGGACAGACGGCAGCTGAACAGTTTTGGCATCCagatttttctcctctcccttatgCTAGGTGGAAAGATCCACTGACAGGCATTTGGAAGGGCCCTGACCCTGTCCTTTGCAAGGGGCGTGGGTTTGTCTGTATTTTCCCACAGGATGAGGATACCCCGCGATGGCTCCCGGAACGATGGTGTCGACTCCTTGCCCCTACGCCGGAGACTAGCCAACCTGACGATAACTCgccaacaaaaaagaaaaaggagacgTGTCCTGTCATACGTCGTACCATTGGGCCCGGATAAGGGAACTGATCAATCAAGTGATAAGTCTGG
The Canis aureus isolate CA01 chromosome 7, VMU_Caureus_v.1.0, whole genome shotgun sequence genome window above contains:
- the C7H6orf120 gene encoding UPF0669 protein C6orf120 homolog — its product is MAAAWKRALLVLLASQVVSSLSSGDEDEVPEDWVLLHVVQGQIGAGNYSYLRLNHEGKIVLRMRSLKGDADLYVSDSTLHPSFDDYELQSVTCGQDVVAIPAHFQRPVGIGIYGHPSHHESEFEMKVYYDRRLEPSPFSEAATSEARDVAHRQAQAPEDASQEEESVLWTIVISVLKLVLEILF